The nucleotide window TTTTCCTGGCCTCCTGCACCTCCGGGCGATTCAGGTGGTTCTGCAGCTCCGCCAGATTGGCCTGTCCCACATCGGAATCGCCGATGACCGTTCCGTCAGGAGCGATCAGCGTCACACGCGCCCTAATGGCGTTCCCCACCCGCTCGGCCAGTTGCTGCGGCTTGTGGGACTGCGCCTCCTGTTCGGTCAGCAGGCGTGCCAGCATGGCCTGATTGATCAGGCTGGCGCGGCTCTCCTCGATCATTGCCGTGGTCAGGCTGTGCTTGAAATACAGGTAATAAGCCCCGGACACCATCACCACGAACAGGATGTAGGAAAGCATCAACTTGGTTCTGAAGCGCATCGTCAGTTCTCCTCCATCTTGTAGCCGAAACCGCGCACGGTTTTGATCAGGTCGCCCGGCGCGCCGAGTTTGCCTCTCAGACGGGTGATATGCGTATCAACAGTGCGGGTGTCGCCGGCATTGTTGTAACTCCAGACATCCTGAAGCAGCCTTTCCCGGCTGATGACCCGCCCGATGCGCTCGGCCAGGTACAGCAGCAGCTTGTACTCGGTACTGGTCAATTCCACCTCCTGCCCTGCACTCATTACCAGGTGCCGTTGTTTATCGATGGCGATGGCACCCACGGACAGCAGGTCCCGGACCGGCTCCTCCACTTCCAGGCGCCGCATGACCGCCTTGATGCGCAGGGTCAGCTCCCGCATGGAAAAAGGTTTGACGATATAATCGTCGGCACCCACCTCGAAACCGACCACCCGATCGATCTCATCCCCCTTGGCGGTCAGCATCAGGACCGGAGTGTGCATGGTGCGCCGGTCCCGGCGGAGTGCCCTGCACACCTCGGTGCCGAGCATGCCGGGCAGCATCAGGTCCAGCAGGATCAGGTCGGGCTTTTCGGCCAGGGCCTTTTCCAGGCCGGTGGTTCCCTCATGGGCCAGAGAGACCTGGAAGCCCTCCTTTTCCATGTTGTAGGCCAGCAGTTCGGCCAAGTCCTTTTCGTCCTCGATAACCAAAACGCGCTTCATGGGTGACTCCTTGCAGATATGACCGGATATGTGGCGGGTCGGTAATCCGTTTGTAACATGATTGTGTTACAAACGTGTGTCGAAATCACTAATATTGTGTGGAAAAATAGAAATATCGCCGAGGGAGCGTCTGATTCGGCAGATGTTGCACAACGTTTATCCGGTTTCCACGGGATTGTAATAATTGAAGTATATACTTTCCGGTAAAACGGGAGGTATGGACTCATGAAAATAAGACTTTACGAAGACTACTATCACTGGTGCTGCGACTGGTGCGACAGCGAAAACAGCGTGCTGTGGGCAAAGATACAGGAACCGGTCTATTGCGGTGCCTGTCATCGCGTAATGCACTTGGGGGGCGATCATCCGGCCCACCGGGAAACCTGGATCTCGGCAGGACTGTGCCACACGGCACCGGCGTCGGGGTAAGGCAGCGGCGCTTCCCATCGGGATATCCATCCGGGATGGGCCGGACGGATATCCCGATCCCGTGGATAGCCCTGTGAAATTTCGCCGCATAGAGCGGAAAAAAACGGCCTGCGAACGCAGGCCGTTTTTTCGTCGATCAGATCAGAAAGCGTCACGCTTCCCTGGATTTCATCTCAATCTCGTCCTTGCCTTCCGAGGCCTTGCGGAAGTTGCGGATGGTCTTGCCCAGCGCGCCTCCCAGCTCAGGCAGGCGGCCTACCCCGAAGATCAGGGCGACGATGACCAGGATGATGCTGAGTTCAGGCAAACCAAATCCGAACATGGTGCTGTCTCCTTCCCGGCCTTATATGCCGGTGATAGCGGCGAAGTAGCCGTTGTAGTTGAGGACCGCCCAGACAACGCCGTTGGTCGTATCGACGCCGTAGGTGCCCAAGGCGGCGCCCGCCGTGTAGGGGCCACTGACGAGTTTCTTGGCGTTGCTGCCGATATTTTGGTCCACGGCGTTCACCCAGGTGCCGTTATAGTCCGGAGTGGCCAGGACCGGCGTGCCCTTGGACTTGTCATAGCTCAATTGAAGCACGTACTGGTCGGTCTGGTCGCTCCCCAGGGTGTACGCCATGCCCCACAGGGCGAGGATGTCGCTGGCGGTGCCGTTGGCGTCCCACCAACTCGTGGTCACAGCGTTGGAGTATTTGCGGCCGCTCGGATCCACGATCGGGTTGCCGTTGGTCCCGGCCAGAATCTTGATGGTGGTGGCCTTGTAGGTGTCCGTGACCGCGGTTAAGGGATCGCCGTTGCTCAGCACGAATTCCTTGCCCGCCTTGCTCAGGCCGAAGGTCTCCCGTTTGGTGAAGTTGAGAGTGGCCGGGGTGGTGAGCATCAGGGATTCGGTGTTGTCGCCGTAAATAACGGGGATCGGGGCTGAGTAATAATCGATCTGCACGTTCGGCCCGTCCACCGTGACGATGTAGTAGCCGACGGTGTACAGCTCCTGGCTCAACTGGGTTTGCCGCTTGTTGCCGCAGAAGTACTCGTCATTGGATTTGAGCGCCGACGGTCCCGCCGCTCCGCGTCCGGTGGGATTGTTCTCGTTGGGGGTGTAAAACTTGGAGCTGTTGGACTGGCAGAGGATATGATGGACCTGGCCCGACCCGTTGCCGTCGATGGTTTTCACGATGCTGCGGTTGTGGATGTGGTCGTGGCCGCAGAAGTAGAAGTCAACCTTGTTGGTGTCAAGGACCCGGATGAAATCGTCCATGCCGGGGGCATTTGCGGTGGAGGGGTCGGTACCGAAGAGCACGTCCACATGCTGCTGGGTGATCAGCCCCTTGTGGGCAAAGACGAAAGCGTGGGGAGTAATGCTCGCGTCCCTGCCCGAGAGAGTGGTGTTTACCCATGCCGTCTGTTTTCTGGCCGTTGTTCCCAGCGCGTAGGCCGCGCCGTCCGGGTCTTTCCCGTCAAGCGTGGTGAACTGGTCGATGAGCACGAACCGGGCGTTATTGTAGTCGAAGCCGTAGGAAAGTCCTTTCAGATTGGCGCTGGGGCTGCCTATGGTGCTGAAGTTCTTGCCCATGGTGAAACTGCTTCCCGTTTTGCTGGGGCTCGGCTGCTTGGCGCTGTCCGGGTTGATTAGGCTCAGCACATTGGCCGGAGAAGCGTTCATGGAGCCGTCCTGGGTCTGGGGGAAGATGGTCTGGAACTCCTGGGCGGTTACCGCGGTGTCGTCGTGGTTGCCCCGTACCGGGAAAAAACCGATGCCGGCGTTGTACAGCTTTTGGGCAAAGAGCGCCCTGGTATCCTCGGCCACCTGGCCGTTGGCCATGACATAGGCGGCGGTGCCGTCCGCTTTGGCGATATTCCGGTTGTTGCCCGGAGCATCATAGCCCGCATCCGCGAAGTCACCCACCTGCACCACGAAATTTACTCCATGGGCGATGAAGCGGTCGTTGAGTTTCTGGACGATGTCGATGGCGGAGGTGTTCGGGTTTTTGCCGTCGTCATAATAGGAATTGCCATCGGCCCATTTCATATTGAGCCACTGAGTGTCGGCCATGACCCCGAATTTCCAGGCGGTTTTATTGGTTGTGGAGTTCGGACCGACCGACGCAGCCAGCGACCTGGGACTTGACGAATTGTCCGATCCGCACCCGCCGACAACCATGGTGGTGGCCACGGCGCCGACGCCGACCGCCGCGCGTTTCATGAATTCTCGCCGGTCTATGCCTTTCACCGCGATCTCACCCGTTTCATTGTTCTTGTCATCATGTTGCGACATGCTCTTGTCCCTCCTTCGTAGAGTAATAGTGACGCAGGAAACAGTGCTGCAACCGGGCTTCGTTACCGTCGCCCCCGTGGCGTAAACCGCGGGGACATGTCGGTGGATTGGGTCTTCGAACAGGAAACAGCGTGACGAAAGGAGACTCAGGCGCGAAGGCGGGGTCTGCCTTCAGTTGGGGCGGCATGCTGTCAGGATCTTTCCTATCAAATCAATATTGCAGCGCAATGGAGGGTTTGAAACGTTTATGTGATAAATCGTCAACCGGTCGTGCGGCGGCAACGGCTCTGCCGTGGCGCCTGCTCAGGCGATTCCGGTGGAGTCCGGGTGAAGCGGAGAATAAAGGGAAGGAAGTATGGATATCCAGACAGGGAGGGCAGTACGTGAAGGAAACGGATCGAAAGGGGAAGGGAACGACCGGGATCAGAACAGGTGATAGGAACTGAACCCCGGGTCTTTTTTCCGGACCGCCTCAATTTCCCGATCGATCAAATCGCGGAACTGCGGATCGTCCATCCGGCTCAGCCGCACCAGCAGCTCTTCCCATTCATGGCAGACGAACGGCTTTTCCTGGTAGGACGCCAGTACCGACAGCGCGGCCCTGGCCTTCGATGCATATTCTTCGCTGGTCATTTTCTCCTCCATGGCAGCATGTGTTCCTGCTGCCACTATACCGCAGCCGGCGGCCGGGCGGTGTTACAGTATGGCAACGATTCGCGCCGGCCGGTCCGCCCACCGCCGACCGGCCGTCTGCGTGGAAAGCGTCAGGCCGAGATCAGCTTCATCGGCGAGACCGGAGGAGACAGCTGGCCAGGCTGGGTACCGCTGCCGCCGGCAATGGGCTGCCAACGCTGCGCGGTGCCCTGCC belongs to Geobacter sp. SVR and includes:
- a CDS encoding response regulator transcription factor → MKRVLVIEDEKDLAELLAYNMEKEGFQVSLAHEGTTGLEKALAEKPDLILLDLMLPGMLGTEVCRALRRDRRTMHTPVLMLTAKGDEIDRVVGFEVGADDYIVKPFSMRELTLRIKAVMRRLEVEEPVRDLLSVGAIAIDKQRHLVMSAGQEVELTSTEYKLLLYLAERIGRVISRERLLQDVWSYNNAGDTRTVDTHITRLRGKLGAPGDLIKTVRGFGYKMEEN
- a CDS encoding twin-arginine translocase TatA/TatE family subunit, which produces MFGFGLPELSIILVIVALIFGVGRLPELGGALGKTIRNFRKASEGKDEIEMKSREA
- a CDS encoding metallophosphoesterase → MSQHDDKNNETGEIAVKGIDRREFMKRAAVGVGAVATTMVVGGCGSDNSSSPRSLAASVGPNSTTNKTAWKFGVMADTQWLNMKWADGNSYYDDGKNPNTSAIDIVQKLNDRFIAHGVNFVVQVGDFADAGYDAPGNNRNIAKADGTAAYVMANGQVAEDTRALFAQKLYNAGIGFFPVRGNHDDTAVTAQEFQTIFPQTQDGSMNASPANVLSLINPDSAKQPSPSKTGSSFTMGKNFSTIGSPSANLKGLSYGFDYNNARFVLIDQFTTLDGKDPDGAAYALGTTARKQTAWVNTTLSGRDASITPHAFVFAHKGLITQQHVDVLFGTDPSTANAPGMDDFIRVLDTNKVDFYFCGHDHIHNRSIVKTIDGNGSGQVHHILCQSNSSKFYTPNENNPTGRGAAGPSALKSNDEYFCGNKRQTQLSQELYTVGYYIVTVDGPNVQIDYYSAPIPVIYGDNTESLMLTTPATLNFTKRETFGLSKAGKEFVLSNGDPLTAVTDTYKATTIKILAGTNGNPIVDPSGRKYSNAVTTSWWDANGTASDILALWGMAYTLGSDQTDQYVLQLSYDKSKGTPVLATPDYNGTWVNAVDQNIGSNAKKLVSGPYTAGAALGTYGVDTTNGVVWAVLNYNGYFAAITGI